The following coding sequences are from one Spea bombifrons isolate aSpeBom1 chromosome 13, aSpeBom1.2.pri, whole genome shotgun sequence window:
- the RTEL1 gene encoding regulator of telomere elongation helicase 1 produces the protein MPPVQVSGLTVDFPFTPYKCQEDYMARVIECLQKGVNGVLESPTGTGKTLCLLCATLAWRQHFKDGISARKIAERMNGAELFPDRPTAAWGNAEAESQGSAYYTDVPKIIYASRTHSQLTQVIGELKNTSYRPKVCVLGSREQLCIHPDVKKQDNNHVKVHMCRSKVSTRSCHFYNNVETKSTEKDLTSHILDIEDLVKNGTKHRACPYYLSRGLKQQADIIFMPYNYLLDPKSRRAHNIDLKGTVVIFDEAHNVERMCEESASFDLTPYDLASGIDAISTVMDEQVENVQQKRINSEFNMETPNSGLNVELEDLAKIKGSLLQLESAIQSTSLPANGQGVTKDGSFIFELFASAGITFDTKSMLLELLDQIIQHVGGSSGVFTNTLGLQKLSDIIQIVFNIDPPEGAAASASKLKISHYYKVHIHPDTSQRKKPRGDVWSNSKKQGGNVLSYWCFSPGYTMHDLVRQGVRSIILTSGTLCPLSSFTMEMQIPFPVSLENPHVIEKHQIWVGVIPRGPDGAQLSSAYDRRFSEDYLSSLGKTVGNIARVVPHGLLVFFPSYPVLDKSLEFWRDQGLSARIEDVKPMFVEPRGKGSFNEVMDGYYEKIQSPSSGGASFLAVCRGKASEGLDFADYNGRGVIITGLPFPPRMDPRVVLKMQFLDQMRRVHGSSGQYLSGQEWYRQQASRAVNQAIGRVIRHRQDYGAIFLCDHRFGNSDARAQLPSWVRPYARIYDNFGHIIRDVSQFFRVAQKIMPQPPMHGVHQDKQQTVVVSSSPSPSISSFRSAFGAHDPARKAKNLDSHVPSLKRKREGCSGNPDSATDSGLCEGYEPVLDTNRHRPAGLLDALDHTERKKPEDPGTEGQVSRLSTLSLQYDKRLADEQRGGKKKIKIVQNQVLDQSSPPSQKLSSAFAFLQSVKRCLSQSNYNVFTDAMAAYKKNDDLQILLLPLQTLFCQDAGKHGLMRGFYQFIRPHHKQEFDAICRELTGKGCGYKAEHSIPRPDREKAQAAAAASEPKVTFSEGSERHLNLGGGHLGSALNTDPVGGKSTGAKQDGRTQASAYLSQVKQVLGSSNFQRFSAALSSYKKTDNYQEMVSEIVGLLTEKQEDYTLLRDFHRFVRPHHKNLFNRLCEELTGPSRATKPQSLPPGDIQRPGSSQRKETAHNADRSRPTGREAPGLETQGPAHVRSPAAAHSEIPPQGSKVPGVTGLGGRPLPYIAEAEGPVCPRCTLRGWVPFKCASCDFYCCKACWDRLLKKVKQCPACGVKAAKKHLGQVFFLP, from the exons GGGGTCAATGGCGTCCTGGAGAGCCCGACGGGGACTGGAAAGACACTGTGCCTACTCTGTGCCACCCTGGCCTGGCGCCAGCACTTCAAAGACGGGATAAGTGCGCGTAAAATCGCTGAGCGCATGAACGGAGCAGAGCTGTTCCCCGACCGGCCCACCGCAGCGTGGGGAAACGCGGAGGCAGAAAGTCAAGGCTCGG CTTATTACACCGACGTCCCCAAGATCATCTACGCCTCCAGGACCCATTCGCAGCTGACACAGGTTATTGGGGAGCTGAAGAACACTTCATACAG GCCCAAGGTTTGTGTTCTGGGGTCCAGGGAGCAGCTGTGCATCCATCCTGACGTTAAGAAGCAGGACAACAACCATGTTAAG GTCCACATGTGTCGTTCCAAAGTGTCCACCCGGTCCTGTCACTTCTACAATAACGTGGAAA CGAAGAGCACCGAGAAGGACCTGACCAGCCACATTCTGGACATTGAAGATCTGGTGAAGAACGGAACCAAGCACAG GGCCTGTCCATACTACCTGTCCCGGGGCCTGAAGCAGCAAGCAGACATCATATTCATGCCGTACAATTACCTCCTGGACCCCAAG AGCCGCCGAGCCCACAATATTGATCTGAAAGGTACTGTTGTGATATTTGATGAAGCTCACAATGTG GAGCGGATGTGTGAAGAATCGGCCTCCTTTGACCTGACGCCGTATGACTTGGCTTCCGGAATCGACGCAATAAGTACGGTCATGGACGAGCAGGTGGAGAATGTGCAGCAGAAGCGCATTAATTCTGAATTCAACATGGAAACCCCGAATTCCG GTCTCAACGTGGAGCTAGAAGACCTGGCCAAGATAAAGG GCTCGCTCCTGCAGCTGGAGAGCGCCATTCAGTCGACGTCACTTCCCGCCAACGGCCAAGGAGTCACCAAGGATGGAAG TTTCATCTTCGAGTTGTTTGCGTCCGCGGGGATCACGTTCGATACGAAGTCGATGCTGCTGGAGCTTCTGGACCAGATTATTCAGCATGTCGGAGGAA GTTCTGGTGTCTTCACAAACACTCTGGGGCTACAGAAGCTGTCGGATATTATCCAG ATTGTATTTAACATCGACCCCCCGGAGggcgctgcagcttctgcctCCAAGCTGAAAATCTCGCATTATTACAAG GTTCATATCCACCCCGACACGAGCCAGAGGAAGAAGCCTCGCGGAGATGTTTGGAGTAACTCTAAAAAGCAAGGAG GGAATGTGCTGAGTTATTGGTGTTTCAGTCCCGGGTACACGATGCACGATTTGGTGAGACAGGGCGTGAGGAGCATAATTCTGACCAGTGGGACCCTCTGTCCGCTCTCTTCCTTCACCATGGAGATGCAGAT CCCGTTCCCGGTGTCTCTGGAGAATCCTCACGTCATCGAGAAGCACCAGATCTGGGTGGGTGTTATTCCCCGCGGCCCCGACGGAGCGCAGCTCAGCTCTGCGTACGATAGAAG GTTCTCGGAGGATTATTTATCTTCCCTGGGAAAGACAGTCG GTAATATCGCCCGGGTGGTTCCTCATGGACTTTTGGTATTTTTCCCTTCATACCCGGTTTTGGATAAAAGCCTTGAGTTTTGGAGG GATCAGGGTCTGTCTGCGCGGATAGAAGATGTGAAGCCCATGTTTGTGGAGCCTCGGGGTAAAGGATCCTTTAACGAG GTGATGGACGGCTACTATGAGAAGATCCAGAGCCCAAGCAGTGGAGGAGCCAGCTTCCTGGCCGTGTGTCGGGGAAAG GCTAGTGAGGGGTTAGATTTTGCCGACTATAATGGCCGCGGTGTGATAATTACCGGGCTGCCCTTCCCCCCGCGCATGGACCCCCGGGTAGTTCTGAAGATGCAGTTTCTGGATCAGATGAGACGTGTTCATGGTTCTTCTGGGCAG TACCTGTCGGGGCAGGAATGGTACCGGCAGCAGGCCTCACGAGCGGTGAATCAAGCTATAGGCAGAGTCATCCGGCACAGACAAGACTATGGAGCCATCTTTCTGTGTGATCACAG GTTTGGGAACAGCGACGCGCGTGCACAGCTCCCCTCCTGGGTCCGCCCGTACGCCCGCATCTACGACAACTTTGGACACATCATACGGGACGTTTCTCAGTTTTTCCGGGTTGCACAAAAAATT ATGCCCCAGCCGCCCATGCACGGAGTTCACCAAGACAAGCAGCAGACGGTGGTCGTGTCCAGCTCCCCATCGCCATCCATCTCTTCTTTTCGCAGTGCGTTCGGCGCCCACGATCCGGCAAGGAAAGCAAAGAACTTGGACTCTCACGTCCCCAGCCTGAAACGCAAGCGTGAGG GGTGCAGTGGGAACCCCGACTCCGCCACGGACTCCGGTCTCTGCGAGGGGTATGAGCCGGTTCTAGATACCAACAGGCACCGTCCGGCTGGTTTATTAGATGCCTTGGATCACACAGAGAGAAAGAAACCAGAAGATCCGGGTACCGAGGGGCAG GTGTCCCGGCTGTCCACGCTGTCCCTGCAGTACGACAAGAGGCTGGCGGACGAGCAGAGAGGAGGCAAGAAAAAGATAAAGATTGTGCAGAATCAG GTTCTGGATCAGAGTTCTCCCCCCAGCCAGAAGCTGAGCAGCGCCTTTGCCTTCCTGCAGTCTGTGAAGCGATGTCTCAGCCAGTCCAACTATAACGTTTTCACCGACGCCATGGCGGCTTATAAGAAGAATGACGACTTGCAGATCCTCCTCCTTCCGCTCCAGACTCTCTTCTGCCAGGACGCGGGAAAACACGGCCTCATGCGGG GTTTCTATCAGTTTATACGGCCTCACCACAAACAAGAATTTGATGCGATCTGCAGAGAGTTGACGGGCAAAGGTTGCGGATACAAAGCGGAGCACAGCATCCCGCGACCGGACAGAGAGAAGG CTCAGGCAGCAGCGGCTGCTTCGGAGCCCAAAGTCACCTTCTCAGAGGGTTCAGAGAGGCACCTAAACCTTGGCGGGGGACACCTGGGCTCCGCTCTAAATACAG ACCCCGTTGGGGGCAAATCAACGGGGGCCAAACAGGACGGCCGGACTCAGGCATCCGCGTACCTGAGCCAGGTGAAGCAGGTCCTGGGGTCTTCCAACTTTCAGCGCTTCTCTGCGGCACTTTCATCGTACAAGAAAACAGACAACTATCAGGAGATGGTGTCGGAGATCGTGGGGTTACTGACCGAGAAGCAGGAGGACTACACTCTCCTGAGAG ATTTTCACCGGTTTGTGCGCCCCCACCACAAAAATCTGTTTAACCGGCTGTGCGAGGAGCTGACAGGGCCGAGCCGTGCCACAAAACCGCAGAGCTTACCTCCCGGAGATATCCAGCGTCCAGGTTCCTCGCAGCGTAAAGAAACCGCACACAACGCCGACAGAAGCCGGCCAACCGGCAGAGAGGCCCCCGGCCTGGAAACCCAGGGACCTGCGCATGTACGGAGCCCTGCAGCGGCACACT CCGAGATACCCCCTCAGGGCAGCAAAGTACCCGGTGTGACCGGACTGGGCGGACGGCCCCTTCCTTACATCGCAGAAGCAG AAGGCCCCGTCTGTCCTCGCTGCACCTTGAGGGGGTGGGTTCCCTTTAAATGTGCGTCATGTGATTTCTACTGCTGCAAAGCATGCTGGGACCGGCTGCTCAAG AAAGTCAAACAATGTCCTGCTTGTGGCGTTAAAGCGGCAAAGAAGCACCTTGGGCAGGTTTTCTTCCTCCCGTAG
- the TNFRSF6B gene encoding tumor necrosis factor receptor superfamily member 6B, producing MPPPAVQVALIICMVVAGLSASRVPTYEWTDGASGQSVVCEQCPPGTFVAKHCTLETQTRCSPCPDQHYTQYWNYLEECRYCNVFCGAREMLLHECSATHNRVCQCPPGYHRRAHLCVRHTECHPGYGVVLKGTANRDTQCVRCPLGTYSALASATDPCLPHTNCTDKGLTENLPGTPEHDALCTSCSNPDLEKGEPECKDAILEFLAHHIQCPQRLRRPEKSPSDRDTKRRRTRKKPRPKPRTCKGDSLLRKVLNALNPHELRRPEQKVIGYAVAADDGRLVRPTGLHDV from the exons ATGCCTCCCCCAGCTGTGCAG GTCGCTCTCATCATCTGCATGGTGGTTGccggactgagtgccagccgcGTGCCCACGTACGAGTGGACGGACGGTGCTAGCGGGCAGTCGGTTGTGTGTGAGCAGTGCCCGCCGGGAACGTTCGTGGCGAAGCATTGCACGTTGGAGACGCAGACTCGTTGCTCTCCGTGCCCCGATCAGCACTATACCCAGTACTGGAATTACCTGGAAGAATGCCGCTACTGCAACGTGTTCTGCGGGGCCCGCGAGATGCTCCTCCACGAATGCAGCGCCACTCACAACCGAGTGTGCCAGTGCCCACCCGGCTACCACCGCAGAGCCCACCTTTGTGTCAGGCACACTGAGTGCCACCCGGGCTATGGAGTGGTGCTAAAGG GTACCGCAAACAGAGACACGCAGTGTGTGCGCTGCCCCCTGGGAACCTACTCGGCGCTCGCCTCTGCCACGGACCCCTGCCTGCCCCACACAAACTGCACCGACAAGGGCCTGACGGAGAACTTACCCGGAACCCCGGAACACGACGCCCTGTGCACCAGCTGCTCGAATCCTGACCTCGAGAAAG GTGAGCCGGAGTGCAAAGACGCCATACTGGAGTTCTTGGCGCATCACATTCAGTGTCCCCAACGGCTCAGACGCCCGGAGAAATCACCAAGCGATCGGGACacaaagaggaggagaacaAGAAAGAAGCCTCGACCCAAACCTAGAACCTGCAAGGGGGATTCTCTCCTCCGAAAGGTCCTGAACGCACTGAACCCGCACGAGCTTCGCAGACCGGAGCAGAAGGTCATTGGTTACGCTGTCGCCGCGGATGACGGCCGACTGGTTCGGCCAACGGGACTTCATGATGTTTGA
- the ARFRP1 gene encoding ADP-ribosylation factor-related protein 1, with the protein MLVVSFLVSQGLAMYTLLSGLYKYMFQKEEYCILILGLDNAGKTTFLEQTKIRFSRNYKGMNLSKITTTVGLNIGTIAVGKVQLMFWDLGGQEELQSLWDKYYAESHGVIYVIDSTDETRLSESKRAFERMITSEALEGVPILVLANKQDVEGCLSIPDIKTAFSDCISKIGKRDCLTQACSALSGSGINEGVEWMVKCVMRNIHRPPRQKDIT; encoded by the exons ATGCTTGTGGTCTCTTTTCTCGTCTCGCAGGGTCTCGCCATGTACACCCTGCTTTCGgggctgtataaatatatgttccaGAAGGAGGAATATTGCATCCTGATTCTGGGCCTGGACAATGCCGGGAAGACG ACCTTTTTGGAACAAACTAAAATCCGATTCAGTCGGAACTACAAGGGGATGAATCTCTCCAAGATCACGACCACGGTGGGGCTGAACA TCGGCACCATTGCCGTGGGGAAGGTCCAGCTGATGTTCTGGGATCTCGGTGGCCAGGAGGAGCTGCAGTCGCTGTGGGACAAG TATTATGCTGAGTCGCACGGAGTGATTTACGTCATCGATTCTACAGATGAGACGCGTCTCTCGGAATCAAAGAGAGCTTTCG AGAGAATGATCACCAGCGAGGCTCTGGAAGGCGTCCCTATTCTGGTTTTGGCAAACAAGCAAGACGTGGAG GGCTGCCTCTCCATCCCAGACATCAAGACGGCGTTCAGTGACTGCATCAGCAAGATTGGGAAGAGAGACTGTTTGACGCAGGCCTGCTCCGCGTTGTCTGG GAGTGGGATCAACGAAGGGGTGGAGTGGATGGTAAAATGTGTGATGAGGAACATACATCGCCCGCCACGACAGAAGGATATCACATAA
- the ZGPAT gene encoding zinc finger CCCH-type with G patch domain-containing protein, giving the protein MDEQSLGAALQTYQAQLEQVERTLQAGADPSHQADLIQLKGDLQQLIELTESSLLSVQKCNLLTSLDGPSSTSTHDEEYEAFRMAINESSQDAPSSGANDEVADSPEGSEEEEEEEEDDDDDDDNTDDTCGLKVKAPYYSTWGTLEYHNAMIVGSEKMEDGSAGVRVLYLYPTHKAMKPCPYFLDGKCRFHDSCRFSHGQVVSVDELQTFADPDVSSLGVDSLCLAKRDDGIWYPGRITAVEDGFYTVKFDSLLQKELVLEADAVIPPLRASDDSSSSDEDEGAEVSGYAKVLVDGEKTGTAPCSSAFAGWEAHTRGIGSKLLARMGYEFGKGLGRNAEGRVEPVQAVVLPKGKSLDQCLEIQQRKRSKGQNPPRVRRRRRAAGQNPADRRSVFDFLNEKLVGKPHGDQTGRSSSGTERKGKELYNASAVSKRALNVQVAKTAEQIQQKQREIGQLTGALARNVGRDSVLSSQLELRLASARSQLAGLQQEERTLQREQKKADTHKKMTEF; this is encoded by the exons ATGGATGAGCAGAGCCTGGGAGCCGCTCTGCAGACGTACCAAGCTCAGCTGGAGCAGGTGGAGCGGACACTCCAGGCCGGAGCAGACCCCTCACATCAAGCCGACCTCATCCAGCTGAAGGGGGATTTACAGCAGCTGATCGAACTGACAGAGTCCAGCCTGCTGTCTGTGCAGAAATGTAACCTCCTGACATCCCTGGACGGGCCTTCGTCCACCTCGACCCATGATGAAGAGTACGAAGCTTTCAGAATGGCCATCAACGAGTCCAGCCAGGATGCCCCTTCTTCAGGAGCCAACGATGAGGTGGCTGATAGTCCAGAAGGttcagaagaagaggaggaggaggaggaggacgacgacgacgacgacgacaacACGGATGATACATGTGGACTAAAGGTGAAAGCTCCTTATTACAGCACATGGGGGACTCTGGAATATCACAACGCCATGATTGTCGGGTCGGAGAAGATGGAGGACGGGAGCGCCGGGGTTCGAGTACTTTACCTCTATCCCACCCACAAAGCCATGAAGCCGTGTCCGTACTTCCTGGACGGAAAGTGCCGTTTCCATGACAGCTGCAG GTTCTCCCACGGCCAGGTGGTGTCGGTGGACGAGCTGCAAACCTTTGCGGATCCGGATGTCAGTAGTCTTGGGGTCGATTCCCTTTGTCTCGCCAAACGCGATGACGGCATCTGGTATCCCGGAAGAATTACAG CCGTTGAGGACGGTTTCTACACGGTGAAGTTCGACTCGCTGCTCCAAAAGGAACTCGTCTTAGAGGCCGATGCCGTCATTCCTCCCCTGCGAGCGAGCGACGATTCGTCTTCTTCCGATGAGGACGAGGGGGCAGAGGTTTCTGGATACGCTAAAG TGCTCGTCGATGGCGAGAAGACCGGGACGGCTCCGTGCAGTTCCGCGTTTGCGGGGTGGGAGGCTCACACTCGAGGAATCGGGTCAAAGCTTCTGGCCCGTATGGGATATGAGTTTGGGAAAG GTCTAGGGCGGAACGCAGAGGGGCGCGTGGAGCCGGTCCAGGCCGTGGTTTTGCCGAAAGGTAAATCTCTGGACCAGTGCTTAGAAATTCAGCAGCGAAAGCGATCCAAAGGGCAAAACCCACCCAGAGTCAGACGGAGACGGCGAGCCGCGGGGCAGAACCCTGCCGATCGGCGCAGTGTGTTCGACTTCCTCAACGAGAAGCTGGTAGGCAAACCCCACGGTGATCAGACAGGACGGTCCTCGAGCGGCACAGAGAGGAAGGGCAAGGAGCTGTATAACGCCAGCGCCGTCAGCAAGAGGGCACTCAACGTGCAAGTGGCCAAAACAGCCGAACAGATCCAACAGAAGCAGAGGGAAATCGGACAGCTGACAGGGGCCTTGGCGCGGAATGTGGGCCG GGACAGCGTGTTGAGCTCCCAGCTGGAGCTTCGTTTGGCGAGTGCACGCTCCCAGCTGGCAGggctgcagcaggaggagcGAACGCTGCAGCGTGAGCAAAAGAAAGCCGACACTCACAAGAAGATGACGGAGTTCTGA